In Longimicrobium sp., a single window of DNA contains:
- a CDS encoding GIY-YIG nuclease family protein has translation MPSVHLTLRRSSPMRTYCVYILASTQRALYVGVTRDLRRRVHEHKAGWVPGFTRRYHVDRLVWFEVHHDVRAAITREKQLKGWSRARKVALIESENADWNDLSPAIGLPGSVVRH, from the coding sequence GTGCCTTCCGTCCACCTCACCCTCAGGCGTTCGTCGCCCATGCGCACGTACTGCGTCTACATCCTCGCGAGCACCCAGCGGGCGCTGTACGTCGGCGTGACGCGGGACCTGCGCAGACGCGTGCACGAGCACAAGGCGGGGTGGGTGCCGGGGTTCACGCGCCGCTATCACGTGGACCGGCTCGTCTGGTTCGAGGTGCACCACGACGTCCGCGCGGCCATCACCCGCGAGAAGCAGTTGAAGGGCTGGTCGCGCGCGCGGAAGGTCGCGTTGATCGAGTCCGAAAATGCGGACTGGAATGATTTGTCGCCGGCGATCGGGTTGCCGGGGAGTGTCGTGCGACACTGA
- a CDS encoding DUF6364 family protein, protein MLDTLTVELDSAAVDRLRQYCRAHGVTVAEVLADLIRTLPLTDSPEDEEWQRALPPIIRRLLGAASGEADEADYKEYLWKKYGPGA, encoded by the coding sequence ATGTTGGATACGCTTACGGTTGAGCTCGACTCGGCCGCGGTGGATCGCCTGCGCCAGTACTGCCGTGCGCACGGCGTCACGGTCGCTGAGGTGCTGGCCGATCTTATCCGCACGCTCCCGCTCACCGACAGCCCGGAGGATGAAGAGTGGCAGCGTGCCCTGCCGCCGATCATACGCCGGCTGCTCGGGGCAGCTTCGGGAGAGGCCGATGAAGCGGACTACAAGGAGTACCTCTGGAAGAAATATGGCCCGGGAGCGTGA